In Gimesia benthica, a single window of DNA contains:
- a CDS encoding ABC transporter ATP-binding protein gives MSNRQPNAFHRAFPAREFFRGSARSVVFWSFINGLLLAFLLILFFLILDLLDHRGQISVQGVERVQQLQEILTSPEPEAPAETTEPSEEPAEPKADTDEVAAVEEKPASEPEPKAAPADSQPATTPDRLVLSDTGILPSVWWTHSKYHLGIMKSVYQRVPLLQQNQSALFTLILVALVVASIRVLIRWRCRLRSLKVSHHISTTLRNMIHRQALRLGPGDLSGKETDQAFHLFIQDVGTVQNGVFHWVYGLTRHTVTLAILLLIAVSIDWRLTLQCIIPLAAAWYFLMQHRKDYDLQHARTLVTIDTELSLLAENLRSTRLVRGYGMENPEHEQFQKHLAKYTENLEKLKRVEGWGHRIARGLAVFCSCLVVFLVGYKVLVNPDSLPLSAAVLVVGIFGFFYLPVNGLHELFRVREESTVAASSIYRYLNLIPEVGQAVGAKFLEPMSTALQFENVNYSLTPSSPPILNGFDLKIPAGSTTALVSLEKLAPRAVSFLVPRFIEPRSGRVLIDGEDTAWVTLESLRAEAIFVSGNDPCLTGTVKDNIRCGDERYSLQEVIAASKESHAHQFIQGLPQGYETVLGQHGEDLTTGECFRLGLARALLRKPALMIIEEPEGPLDEDTKTLLEDAYSRIFQNRTVLVIPSRITTLRRVDQVVMIHEGKVEAVDSQSNLLKKSALYRHWEYTRFNQFRHSQDTPIEER, from the coding sequence GTGTCAAATCGTCAGCCCAACGCATTCCATCGCGCGTTCCCCGCGCGGGAGTTTTTTCGTGGGTCTGCCAGATCCGTTGTGTTCTGGTCGTTCATCAATGGCCTCTTGCTGGCGTTTCTGCTCATCCTGTTTTTCCTGATCCTGGATCTGCTGGATCATCGGGGGCAGATTTCGGTGCAGGGGGTAGAGCGAGTTCAGCAACTGCAGGAAATCCTGACCAGTCCCGAACCAGAAGCACCTGCTGAAACCACCGAACCATCCGAAGAACCGGCTGAGCCGAAAGCCGATACCGACGAAGTTGCTGCTGTGGAAGAAAAGCCCGCGTCTGAACCGGAGCCGAAAGCGGCTCCCGCGGACTCACAACCAGCGACTACCCCAGATCGTTTGGTCCTTTCCGATACGGGGATTCTGCCCTCCGTCTGGTGGACGCATTCCAAATACCATCTGGGGATCATGAAAAGCGTGTATCAACGCGTCCCCTTGCTGCAGCAGAATCAGTCCGCGTTATTCACACTGATTTTAGTCGCGCTGGTCGTGGCCAGCATCCGGGTTTTGATCCGCTGGCGATGCCGACTGCGGAGCCTGAAGGTTTCCCATCATATTTCGACAACGTTACGCAATATGATTCATCGCCAGGCGCTCCGCCTGGGCCCCGGGGATCTTTCGGGGAAAGAGACCGACCAGGCATTTCACCTGTTTATTCAGGATGTGGGAACCGTACAGAACGGTGTCTTCCACTGGGTCTACGGTTTGACGCGGCATACTGTGACGCTGGCGATTCTGCTGTTGATTGCCGTTTCCATCGACTGGCGTTTAACGCTGCAGTGCATCATTCCGCTGGCCGCAGCCTGGTATTTTCTGATGCAGCATCGCAAAGATTACGATTTGCAGCATGCCAGAACACTGGTTACCATCGACACCGAACTTTCCCTGCTCGCCGAGAATCTGCGGAGCACACGCCTGGTCCGTGGCTATGGAATGGAAAACCCGGAGCATGAACAGTTTCAGAAGCATCTGGCGAAATACACCGAAAACCTGGAAAAGCTGAAACGCGTTGAAGGCTGGGGACATCGTATTGCCCGGGGCCTGGCCGTCTTCTGTTCCTGCCTGGTCGTCTTTCTGGTGGGGTATAAAGTCCTCGTGAATCCGGATAGTCTGCCGCTCTCTGCAGCGGTGCTGGTGGTCGGGATCTTCGGCTTCTTCTACCTGCCGGTCAACGGTCTGCATGAACTGTTCCGTGTGCGCGAAGAATCCACTGTGGCTGCCAGCTCGATCTATCGTTATCTGAACCTGATCCCCGAAGTCGGGCAGGCAGTCGGAGCGAAATTTCTGGAACCGATGTCGACGGCACTGCAGTTCGAAAACGTCAATTACAGTCTCACGCCCAGTTCACCTCCGATCTTGAATGGCTTTGATCTGAAAATTCCCGCCGGTTCGACAACCGCACTGGTATCACTGGAGAAGCTCGCCCCGCGCGCTGTCAGTTTCCTGGTACCCCGCTTTATTGAGCCCCGCTCGGGCCGGGTTCTGATCGACGGCGAAGACACGGCGTGGGTGACCCTGGAGTCTCTGCGGGCGGAAGCGATTTTTGTTAGCGGTAACGATCCCTGTCTCACCGGAACCGTCAAGGACAATATTCGCTGTGGCGATGAACGGTATTCGCTGCAGGAAGTCATTGCGGCTTCAAAAGAATCACACGCGCATCAGTTTATCCAGGGACTGCCTCAGGGGTACGAAACCGTGCTGGGTCAGCACGGGGAAGATCTGACAACGGGTGAGTGTTTCCGATTAGGACTGGCCCGCGCCCTGTTACGAAAACCGGCTCTGATGATCATCGAAGAACCGGAAGGGCCGCTCGACGAAGATACCAAAACGCTGCTCGAAGATGCCTACTCCCGGATTTTCCAGAACCGGACCGTGCTGGTCATTCCTTCCCGTATCACGACCCTGCGACGCGTCGATCAGGTCGTCATGATTCACGAAGGCAAAGTGGAAGCGGTCGACAGTCAATCGAACCTGTTGAAGAAATCCGCCCTGTATCGTCACTGGGAGTACACACGATTTAACCAGTTCCGGCACTCACAGGATACTCCGATCGAAGAACGTTAA
- a CDS encoding HD domain-containing protein translates to MDTLHSPVVENAIRVAAEAHKSQKRKSSGIPYIAHPMGVCLILVKAGFHEESILAAAALHDVVEDTSLTFEDLEGTFSDEVLHYVREMTEEKETQEGAKRSWRDRKRDHIEVMQQASLGARAIELADKLHNLEAMLFDLQTEDRAEFWGHFGAPPEEIVQYYHSMIEAAGQSDERLVPLVKNCLSRLDELQKQMP, encoded by the coding sequence ATGGATACACTTCACTCTCCGGTAGTCGAGAACGCCATTCGGGTTGCCGCGGAAGCACATAAATCTCAAAAACGCAAGTCGTCCGGAATTCCTTACATCGCACATCCGATGGGGGTCTGTCTGATCCTGGTGAAAGCCGGCTTTCATGAGGAATCCATCCTGGCAGCTGCCGCCCTGCATGATGTGGTCGAAGATACCTCGCTGACTTTTGAGGATCTGGAGGGAACCTTTTCAGATGAGGTCCTGCACTACGTCAGGGAGATGACCGAAGAGAAGGAAACTCAGGAGGGCGCAAAGCGGAGCTGGCGCGATCGCAAGCGGGATCATATTGAGGTGATGCAGCAGGCATCACTCGGCGCGCGGGCGATTGAGCTCGCAGACAAACTGCATAACCTGGAAGCGATGCTGTTTGATCTGCAGACCGAAGACCGCGCTGAATTCTGGGGGCACTTCGGCGCCCCGCCGGAAGAGATTGTGCAGTATTATCATTCCATGATCGAGGCCGCCGGTCAGTCCGATGAACGTCTGGTCCCGCTGGTAAAAAACTGCCTGTCTCGCCTGGATGAGTTACAGAAACAGATGCCATAG
- a CDS encoding DUF3124 domain-containing protein, with protein MGNKGEYPDWFLWLWDKWFVLFLLLGVVTLVLIAGAVYLDTRFERFEHELKFVPPRSYEPPDLASYQAGEIDSEKMTRSGSIYAPCYSHIYYHGGSPLLLETTLSIRNINQDQPVYLTGVKYVDTDGESIKVYLDQPIKLAPFQTIEFLVEEKDSTGGSGANFLVNWMAEEQVVPPLVESVMVGASGSRAIAFTRSGVPIPAAQTGE; from the coding sequence ATGGGAAATAAAGGCGAATATCCCGACTGGTTTTTGTGGTTGTGGGACAAATGGTTCGTCCTGTTTCTGTTGCTGGGAGTTGTGACCTTAGTGCTGATCGCGGGGGCAGTGTACCTCGATACCCGCTTCGAACGGTTTGAACACGAATTGAAGTTCGTACCACCGCGCAGCTATGAACCGCCCGATCTTGCCAGTTACCAGGCAGGCGAAATCGACTCAGAAAAAATGACGCGCAGCGGTTCGATCTATGCGCCCTGTTATTCTCACATCTATTATCATGGCGGATCGCCGTTGCTTCTGGAAACGACTCTGAGTATCCGGAACATCAATCAGGATCAGCCGGTCTACCTCACCGGAGTCAAGTATGTCGATACTGACGGGGAGTCGATTAAGGTCTATCTCGACCAGCCAATCAAGCTCGCCCCGTTTCAGACGATTGAATTCCTGGTGGAAGAAAAAGACAGCACGGGAGGCTCCGGTGCGAATTTTCTCGTGAACTGGATGGCTGAGGAGCAGGTTGTACCGCCGCTGGTTGAATCCGTCATGGTGGGGGCTTCTGGTTCGCGGGCAATCGCCTTCACGCGGAGTGGTGTGCCGATTCCTGCTGCTCAAACGGGAGAATAA